A part of Haloarchaeobius sp. HME9146 genomic DNA contains:
- a CDS encoding metal ABC transporter permease, whose protein sequence is MSTLTLSVASLSSTSPFQPTFLGFLAEMLGYPFMQRAFIAGVCIAVVAPLVGSFLIHRQLSMIGDTLAHTAFAGVAVGLFLGETVGLGVSPYLTALVVAVLAALLVQLLSEHTEVYNDVSMAIVLTGGFALGTVLISLTSGGIAVGIGQYLFGSLSTLTRPAVERLVVLSAVVALVVALAYRQLLYVTFDEAAAHTAGMRVDWLNRLLVVLTALVVVGAMQMMGVILVAALLVVPVATAMQVAGSFRQSLVFAIVAAQVAVLSGTTLSYTYGIAAGGTIVLVAIGGYLLAAAVGGLGLAGAR, encoded by the coding sequence ATGTCCACGCTCACCCTCTCTGTCGCGTCACTCTCCAGCACATCCCCCTTCCAGCCCACCTTCCTCGGGTTCCTCGCCGAGATGCTCGGCTACCCCTTCATGCAACGCGCGTTCATCGCAGGGGTCTGTATCGCCGTCGTCGCCCCGCTGGTCGGGTCGTTCCTCATCCACCGCCAGCTGTCGATGATCGGCGACACGCTCGCCCACACCGCCTTCGCCGGGGTCGCCGTCGGCCTGTTCCTCGGCGAGACGGTCGGCCTCGGCGTCTCGCCGTACCTCACCGCCCTCGTGGTCGCCGTGCTCGCCGCGTTGCTCGTCCAGCTCCTCTCGGAGCACACCGAGGTGTACAACGACGTGTCGATGGCCATCGTCCTCACCGGCGGGTTCGCCCTCGGGACCGTCCTCATCAGCCTCACCAGCGGCGGCATCGCGGTCGGCATCGGTCAGTACCTCTTCGGGAGCCTGTCGACGCTGACGCGCCCCGCCGTAGAGCGACTGGTGGTCCTCAGCGCGGTCGTCGCGCTCGTGGTCGCGCTCGCGTACCGGCAGCTGCTCTACGTCACCTTCGACGAGGCGGCGGCCCACACCGCGGGCATGCGCGTCGACTGGTTGAACCGGCTGCTCGTCGTCCTCACCGCACTGGTCGTCGTCGGCGCGATGCAGATGATGGGCGTCATCCTCGTCGCCGCGTTGCTGGTCGTCCCGGTCGCGACCGCCATGCAGGTCGCCGGGAGCTTCCGGCAGTCCCTCGTGTTCGCCATCGTCGCCGCCCAGGTCGCGGTGCTCTCGGGGACGACGCTCTCGTACACCTACGGTATCGCCGCCGGCGGCACCATCGTCCTCGTCGCAATCGGGGGCTACCTGCTGGCGGCCGCGGTCGGGGGACTCGGACTCGCAGGAGCGCGGTGA